The nucleotide sequence AGAACTACTTCCGTATGTACGACAAACTGTCGGGCATGACGGGTACAGCTGATACTGAAGCTGTCGAGTTCAAAAAAATCTACAATCTTGACGTGAACGTGATTCCGACCAACCGTCCGATTCAGCGGGCCGATCAGGAAGACGTGGTTTACAAGTCTGAAAAGGCGAAGTTCAAAGCCATCACTGCCGACATCAAAGAACGTATGGCCAAGGGTCAGCCGATTCTGGTGGGTACTGAATCCATCGAAAAATCCGAAGCTTTAAGTTCTTTCCTGCGCAAAGAAGGCGTTAAGCACGAAGTTCTGAATGCGAAACACCACGAACGCGAGGCGGAAATCATCGCTCAGGCGGGTCGTAAGGGTGCAGTGACCATCGCCACCAACATGGCCGGTCGTGGTACTGACATCATGCTGGGCGGTAACGCCGACATGCTGGCAAAAGCGCAGGTGGGTAACGATGATTCTCCGGAATTCGCGGAAGCGGTTCTGAAAATCAAACCTCAGGTCGAAGCGGAGCGCGCGGAAGTTCGCTCTGTCGGTGGTTTGTACATCATCGGTACTGAACGTCACGAATCCCGCCGTATCGACAACCAGTTGCGTGGTCGTTCCGGTCGTCAGGGTGATCCGGGCGAATCCAGATTCTATCTGTCCCTGGAAGACAAATTGATGAGAATCTTCAACGGTGAGCGCATCCAGAAGATCATGGAAATGCTGAACATCCCTGAAGATGAACCAATCACAGCAAAAATGGTGACCAACGCGATCGAAGGCGCTCAGCGCAAGGTCGAAGGCCACAACTTTGATATCCGTAAAAACCTGATGGAATACGACTCTGTGATGAATGCACAGAGAAACGCGATCTACGGCATGCGCCGCAAGGTTCTGGAAGGTCAGGAAATCGAAAGAACCACTTTGGACTGGCTGGGTGATGTTGTTTCCAATCTTTTGGACACTCACATTCCTGAAGGCGGCAAAAAAGAAGAGTGGAGCCTGGAAGGTCTTAATAACTCCCTGGCACAAAGCTTCGGTTTCAAAATCGATTTCACGACTATGGCGGTGAACACTGAAACTGTCACAGACGGCGTGAAATCCGGCGTGAAAGAAGTTTGGGATCGTCAGAAAAATTCCATGGGTCCGTTCTTTGAACAGGTTCAGAAAATGATCCTTCTTCAAAGCATCGATCATCACTGGAAAAACCACTTGTACGTGATCGACAAACTGAAAGAGGGTATCTCTTTGCGTGGTTACGCTCAGAAAGATCCTTTGATCGAGTACAAAAAAGAGGCGTTCAAAGCCTTTGAAACCCTGAACAACACCATCAAGTCTGATGCGATCGAAAAAGTGATGCGCGTTCAATTGGTGGCTCAGCAGAACGAGCAGGAAGTTTTGGAAAGCCTGCGTCCGGAAGAAGCAGACCTGGATGAATTGGATTATTCATCTCCAAGCGAAGCGGACATCGGCCACAGCCTGCCAGAGACTGAAGATGCTCCAAAGCGCAAGATGACCTTCCAAAGCGGCCCTCGTGACGACCGTCCGATGAACCGTGAAGAGCGTCGTCGTCAGGAAAAAGACACGAAGGGAAAAAGATAATTGGCTTCTTGTCCAAGTTGCCACCAGCCGGTAGAGATTCTTGATAAGCATCTGGGGACTCTTTTCACGTGTTCCCACTGCAATGCGGTTTTCTTTGTCGACTGGAATGGACAGCCAGAGTTGGCACAACACGAGCCGGAGCCAGAAACTCCGGCCGAGTCGTTTTCAGAGCCTGCACAAAGCTTTCAAAACGGCACCGACTTCCAGGGTGGACAGGAATTTGTCCCTTATACTCCCGATAATTCAATCCCGGAACAATCCTATCAGGATCAGCCGTATTCCAGCGATCCGCAGTATGCTGAGCAGGCTTACGAGCCTTCTCAAGATCCGGGGATGAATGCGCCTCCGCAGGACAATGTTTCTTACTCTGAACCTGTCGAGGTTCCGGGTGACGTCCCTCCAGCGGAAGAAGCCCCCTACGATTTCAGTCAGACTTTGGATTCGGTGAATTCTCAGCCGATGGCAGAACCTGCACCGATGTCTTCAGACACGGCGGATTTTTCTGATGTCACTGATTTTGCCAACGCCGACACGGCGGTGGGCCCACTGGCTTACACGGTCACGATTGATGGGATTGAATCCAGTCGTTTGGTGACCCAGCTTCGCGAGGCGATGACTGATTCCCGCTTTGGCTGGGATGTGACGGATCTGCTGTCGCACGTGGGCGGCGGAAGGCTTGTATTACGTGGGCTGACCCCGGCTAAAGCATCTGTCCTTATCAACCGAATAAAGTATCTGCCTTTTAAAATTTCCTGGAGGCAAGATGTCCTGTCTGGTTCCTAAAATTTCGTTAAGCTTTTTGACAATTCTTTTGTCTGCTTCCGTGGCTTTGGCCAGCGGGGGGGAAGAGCATGGCGGAGGCCACGGCGAAAAAAAGGAAGCGGCCCCGAAAGAGGTCAAATCCCGCGAAGAAAGCTATGGCGTGGTTCAGGCGCGGGTGGCGGCTTTGGAAGCCAAGATCAAGGCCGGGGAAACTGAAATTCAGAAACTGATTCTGGAAAAACAGCACACCAAGGACCCCGCCAAGGTGAATGAGATTCTGGGCCACATGATGACCTTGCACAAGGACATGGCAAAGAATCTTAAAGACTACGACAAAGAAAGAACTTTGCTGAAATACCGCTATCCTGAAAAGGGTCTGGCGGATAAGCGCGAATACGAGCGCATTGATTTAAAGACCATCGAAGAAATGGAAAATCAGATGAGCCTGGGTTCATCCGTGAAACGCACCCTGAAGAAGGTTCGCAGTCAGTACGACACACCGGAAGATGTAAAAAAGGTGGAAGCCTCTGAGGCTGCTGACGGGCATAAAAAGTCCGCCCCTCAGGCCCCGGCCAGTCTGACCGATCCGGTCATCCTGAAAAAATAAAAAACCCTGTCCCAGTTTGAGACAAAAGAAAGTTGCTCGCTTTCGAGGAACGGGCGAAGCTGGTACCTTAGAAGAATGGGGGAAGTATGCTCCGATATGCGGCTATACCGTTGATTTCGCTTGGCCTGATGCTGTCTGCCTGCCAGACATCCATGCTGAAGCAGTTTGAAGAAATCACGCCAGGAATGGAAAAAGACGACGTTCTGGATCTGATGGGAAGCCCCACCCAAACTCAAAGATTTCATGGCAAAGACCGTTGGACTTATGTGTTCTATGATAAGCGCATCAAGTTTGTGAAAGAAGTGCAGTTCTTTGAAGGCAACGCCATCTATGTTGGTGATATCTGGCAGCCGCCGGCAGAAAAGAATGCCGTGGCTCTGGATTCATTGAACGATCGCAAGAACCGCGAGATCGACGAACAGATTGCCCGCGATGTTGAAGGTCACCGTCGTTCCTATGATGAGTATGAAAAGAAATCAAAGGGCGAGGACAAGGTTCGTTATGTTCCGGATTTCGAGCCGGTTCGTTAAGGCAGGTTTTACTGACCCTGGGGCAATACCAGGGGTTCACCCAAGACAGAGATCACTTCATAACCGGTGATCTCTAAAGTGTCTGAAGCATCTTTTCCATAAAACTTCACGCCGGTCCAAGCCCACTCGCGCGGCCATTCATCCACGACATTGCGGAAGAAGATTTTGCCACCTTCACGAATGCCGGGGGCGGTGATGTCGAATTCAAAGTCACTGACCGGGCTTGCAAAGATCCGTGCAAACGGAATCGGGAAGGCTGCGATGTGATTCTGATCATCGCTGACCACGCAAGGAATTCGCACGACCATCTTCGGAATTTCACCGGAAATCGCCACGCCTTCTGCCGAGAACAAAAGATCCACGGTCGGATAGCGGTCACACACAAATACGCGGGACCCGGCAGGGCTTTTCATCAGGAACAGACCCAGCTTGATGCCGGGGCCATCGCTGAACTGATCCACTTCGACATTTTTTAGAATCTGGTATTTGAAGGCTTTTTTAAATTCTTCAGGGGATGCTTCGCTCAAATCGAAACTGTCAGAGATCGTGCCCACCGAACTTAATCCACCGTCGGAGGCGACTTTGCGTTTCGGCGAAAGTTTCTCGTTCAGAGTGTGCAATATAAACGGAAGAGCCGCCATCAGTAAGATCAGGCTCATCATGCGCGACATTTTTTGTGGCGGTGACTTTTGTCTCTTCATATTAATACTCGCACTTTATTGTATCACGATCCGCCTGAGTCAGGGTGTTGCGGATTGTGTCTGAACTTAGAATACTCCACATAACGCTGGCTATGGTGTTGTCGCGGTGTTTGAGACCCAACACATGTCCCAGTTCGTGCACCATCAAACTTTCCAGATGCACACCCGAACCCATAGACGGGGTGTCGTAAGTAAAGAAGTTAAAGAACTGATCGTTCAGAATCAGATCCGCTTCATAGATCTGGTTCGAGCGCCAGTACAGGGTCGTTAAAGCCTGATAGTTCTTTTTCGGAGCTTCCTGCCAGGGCCACGCTGTCAGGACGTGTACGGTGCTTTTGGCATCCTTGGCGGCGGCGTTGGCCTGGGAATCTGTCACGTGACTGAAGGTGAACAAAGTCATCCCGGCAGCGTCGTTCCAGTGCTGGGCGGCTTTGTTAAGCGCATCTTCGTATTCAGCCGGATAGCTGCTGTGAAGTTTTAATTTTACCGGAATGTTGGATTTCCAGGAAACACGCTGACCGTAAGAGTTCTGTACGAATCCGCAGTCGGCTTGATTTTCACTGGCTAATAGATCGTCGTCGCCGGGCCCAAGATTGGGGCCTTTTTCGCAGGCGCACAAAGATAGAAGGGTGAAAGAAAGGACGATCCACTTGAACATATACTTGTCAGTTTACACGAGTTTTATACGCGCAACCTGACAAGAAATGAATACTCGACCTAGGACCTATCTATAGAAGGACGCGATGTCGTCGTCGTTGCGAATATACGTTTTGAAATCTGGGGACACATAGCTGGACTCATGGATTTTGCCCATTGGACAATTTTCCAAGCCCGCCAAGGTTTCGCCATTCCAGCCACAAGCCCCGACATACCAAGCCATCTGGCTG is from Bdellovibrio bacteriovorus str. Tiberius and encodes:
- the secA gene encoding preprotein translocase subunit SecA, encoding MVTQILTKMFGTKHDREMKKIQPTVDRINALEPQMAALTDDQLKAKTPEFQERLKKGETVHDILPEAFAVCREASKRVLGMRHYDVQLIGGYVLNRGNIAEMRTGEGKTLVATLPVYLNALTGRGVHVVTVNDYLVRRDAEHMGRLYGWLGLTTGIIVHGLNDQQRKQMYACDITYCTNNELGFDYLRDNMKFDLNDYVQRPHYYAIVDECDSILVDEARTPLIISGPAESSTDKYYAVNQIIPHLKRDVHFNMEEKSKTASLTDAGNAKVEELMGLSNLYDPQNIEILHHVYQGLKAHYLYRLDVEYMIKDGEIVIVDEFTGRLMPGRRWSDGLHQAIEAKEGVEVKSENQTLATITFQNYFRMYDKLSGMTGTADTEAVEFKKIYNLDVNVIPTNRPIQRADQEDVVYKSEKAKFKAITADIKERMAKGQPILVGTESIEKSEALSSFLRKEGVKHEVLNAKHHEREAEIIAQAGRKGAVTIATNMAGRGTDIMLGGNADMLAKAQVGNDDSPEFAEAVLKIKPQVEAERAEVRSVGGLYIIGTERHESRRIDNQLRGRSGRQGDPGESRFYLSLEDKLMRIFNGERIQKIMEMLNIPEDEPITAKMVTNAIEGAQRKVEGHNFDIRKNLMEYDSVMNAQRNAIYGMRRKVLEGQEIERTTLDWLGDVVSNLLDTHIPEGGKKEEWSLEGLNNSLAQSFGFKIDFTTMAVNTETVTDGVKSGVKEVWDRQKNSMGPFFEQVQKMILLQSIDHHWKNHLYVIDKLKEGISLRGYAQKDPLIEYKKEAFKAFETLNNTIKSDAIEKVMRVQLVAQQNEQEVLESLRPEEADLDELDYSSPSEADIGHSLPETEDAPKRKMTFQSGPRDDRPMNREERRRQEKDTKGKR
- a CDS encoding outer membrane protein assembly factor BamE, which gives rise to MLRYAAIPLISLGLMLSACQTSMLKQFEEITPGMEKDDVLDLMGSPTQTQRFHGKDRWTYVFYDKRIKFVKEVQFFEGNAIYVGDIWQPPAEKNAVALDSLNDRKNREIDEQIARDVEGHRRSYDEYEKKSKGEDKVRYVPDFEPVR
- a CDS encoding matrixin family metalloprotease; protein product: MFKWIVLSFTLLSLCACEKGPNLGPGDDDLLASENQADCGFVQNSYGQRVSWKSNIPVKLKLHSSYPAEYEDALNKAAQHWNDAAGMTLFTFSHVTDSQANAAAKDAKSTVHVLTAWPWQEAPKKNYQALTTLYWRSNQIYEADLILNDQFFNFFTYDTPSMGSGVHLESLMVHELGHVLGLKHRDNTIASVMWSILSSDTIRNTLTQADRDTIKCEY